Proteins from a single region of Haloarcula laminariae:
- a CDS encoding DUF7289 family protein, producing the protein MGHWSSLASDKEGVSNVVAVVLLVGLTLTGVVIILATGWVSINETNQQANMEIAEESMLQIDSTLEQSGGGNTTIDVPNELDGRVTVSNDQTYTLTLNNNSECSTGARPLSSIEYDDNGQAVAYEGGGVWRMTESGATTVSPPDVAYTQGSLSVSFMNISGDIQSTSELRVTTNATEQQIHQANLSRALYTEGTYTTEGPDTEPVCPRSQVENATLTIQNSQYARAWAEWARDNHNSSLVTVTDPSTLGPGDTVTIQYRLGDVSPTEFTVSDLRAARTSSSGSVTVKSRVTNTGGLRNSQAVSFEYTRQNGTVIASESKTLRLGEDESTVVQFNISDSAVESGTNDITVRANNTITSELTFDNRDGVPNTVLDARDVPDSAGVGAELDGTNVTVENNGNMTAFERVTLTVDGDERATWDIVVPPNGEENVTVGGALPTGNTGTLELRFSGRIATNGPERDPFIVGESGYFRINSVSPPTDVDAGSTVTVSTTVKNTGAESLEGDITIEIRNEDTNSQVTSTTETPDLLGTASPAGPESTTVSLDTTLNTIGNYSYQVITPNGTQSGRFYVGPQSGPNFVITSLSVSDNPVDLGNQTTFDVKLTNTGTESAAQTVWLNNSATDETIDSRRDIQLDPSESESVNWSVVANTDRFINGTNRLNVSTENVTLPTTLTIKDPDRFNAGDGTITIQESVNASITMEGAELEYNGYNGYSGWYETSDPIVVTLVIENSTGTYERVLWEDVPGTGENVNQPLAEARMYRDDLDNPYTEFLSLEPGTNVSLYATSYECWRNVDSGVDHSREGRSYDGYRCTDRGDVRLDISNDSKPNNVDPNYVVIRGDGDQVPKYDAAYEGQLTLEQMLGPGQVEEVDGEGVLNLGQDEEVFLFELSDENAFPGNETRPVVGDFNDAIARFEVIKKNRNIKTPARFEIIDVDVPARVNSGDTATMDVTVRNNGGTESSTPLRMSFDGNAQVVSKTTDKLGNNETDTVTFTLDTDSRATGTYDWTVKATETDNAEQFGFVTVGNPPTPFFQVSAVNGPGVADIDDSPNATITIANTGAVDDTQTVVLEAKNEDTGGSWTQVDAQSLAIDAGNSQDITLDLPSTKANYSYRVATDNVTTSALSLLVGQSNVYVPVGDSINIGSEDEDAGSLIERKGGITEQMMNVKVANNGTVGDTRDIRLSITNASGAEVFNDTAENKQVGGGDLTGQGPVPAYVNYDPNLGTGFYTYTITVYNDTTSESVGYEVTGDMYLRETSNSGGSDSSPVSIDSGTITVG; encoded by the coding sequence ATGGGTCACTGGAGTAGCCTCGCGTCCGATAAGGAGGGAGTCTCGAACGTCGTCGCGGTGGTGTTGCTGGTTGGCCTCACGCTGACCGGGGTGGTAATCATCCTGGCGACGGGGTGGGTAAGCATCAACGAGACGAACCAGCAGGCCAATATGGAGATCGCCGAGGAGTCGATGCTCCAGATAGATAGCACGCTCGAACAGAGCGGTGGGGGGAACACGACGATAGATGTCCCAAATGAACTCGATGGCAGGGTGACTGTCTCGAACGACCAGACATACACGTTGACGTTGAACAACAACTCGGAATGTTCGACCGGCGCCCGTCCGTTGAGCAGTATCGAGTACGATGACAACGGTCAAGCGGTTGCCTACGAGGGCGGGGGCGTCTGGCGTATGACCGAGTCGGGAGCGACGACCGTGTCACCGCCGGATGTGGCGTACACGCAGGGGTCGCTGTCCGTTTCCTTCATGAATATTAGTGGTGATATCCAGTCTACCAGCGAGTTGCGAGTGACCACGAATGCGACTGAGCAGCAGATTCACCAAGCCAATCTCTCGCGAGCGCTGTACACCGAGGGGACCTATACTACGGAGGGCCCCGACACGGAACCAGTATGTCCCCGGTCACAAGTAGAAAACGCGACACTGACGATTCAGAACAGTCAGTACGCTCGGGCGTGGGCCGAATGGGCTCGCGATAACCACAACAGTAGTTTAGTAACAGTGACGGACCCGTCCACCCTGGGTCCCGGCGACACTGTCACCATACAGTATCGTTTAGGCGACGTGTCGCCAACTGAGTTCACCGTCTCTGACCTTCGGGCGGCGAGAACGTCAAGTAGCGGAAGCGTGACAGTGAAATCCAGAGTGACGAATACAGGGGGCTTGCGAAACAGCCAGGCTGTCTCGTTCGAATACACACGACAGAACGGGACTGTGATAGCGAGTGAGTCCAAGACCCTTCGGCTCGGGGAAGACGAGAGCACGGTCGTACAGTTCAATATCTCTGACTCGGCAGTCGAGAGCGGTACGAACGACATCACTGTCCGTGCAAACAACACCATCACGAGTGAGCTTACCTTCGACAACCGCGATGGTGTCCCCAACACGGTGCTGGATGCCAGAGACGTGCCGGACAGTGCCGGAGTCGGAGCGGAGCTCGACGGAACCAACGTAACTGTCGAAAACAACGGAAACATGACCGCCTTCGAGCGAGTCACGCTGACTGTGGACGGTGACGAGCGGGCGACGTGGGACATCGTCGTCCCACCGAACGGGGAGGAGAACGTGACGGTCGGCGGCGCGCTCCCGACCGGGAACACCGGGACCCTCGAACTCAGGTTCAGTGGCCGAATCGCGACGAACGGGCCCGAGAGAGACCCATTCATCGTCGGTGAGAGCGGGTACTTCAGAATCAACTCTGTCTCGCCACCGACCGACGTTGACGCAGGCTCAACGGTGACCGTGAGTACGACGGTCAAAAACACCGGCGCCGAGAGCCTCGAAGGAGACATCACCATCGAAATCAGAAACGAGGATACGAACTCACAGGTCACGAGTACGACGGAGACGCCTGACCTGCTGGGTACCGCCTCACCGGCCGGCCCGGAGAGTACGACCGTCTCGCTCGACACCACACTCAACACTATCGGAAACTACAGTTATCAAGTCATAACACCGAACGGTACCCAGTCTGGTCGATTCTACGTCGGACCGCAGAGCGGACCGAACTTCGTCATCACCAGTCTGAGCGTCTCCGACAATCCCGTCGACCTCGGCAACCAGACGACTTTCGATGTCAAACTCACAAACACCGGCACCGAATCGGCGGCACAGACGGTGTGGCTCAACAACAGTGCGACTGATGAGACGATAGACAGCCGACGGGACATCCAACTCGACCCGAGCGAGAGTGAATCCGTGAACTGGTCCGTCGTGGCGAACACTGACAGGTTCATCAACGGTACCAACCGTCTCAACGTATCGACGGAGAATGTCACCCTCCCGACGACCCTGACCATCAAAGACCCGGACCGGTTCAACGCCGGGGACGGAACGATAACCATCCAGGAGTCGGTGAACGCCTCGATAACCATGGAAGGGGCCGAACTGGAGTACAACGGCTACAACGGGTATTCCGGCTGGTACGAGACATCCGACCCAATCGTGGTGACGCTGGTAATCGAGAACTCCACGGGAACGTACGAGCGGGTACTGTGGGAAGACGTTCCCGGCACGGGTGAAAACGTCAATCAGCCTCTGGCCGAGGCGCGAATGTACCGGGATGACCTCGACAACCCCTACACCGAGTTCCTCTCGCTGGAACCGGGAACAAACGTCTCACTATACGCGACCAGTTACGAATGCTGGAGAAACGTCGACAGCGGCGTCGACCACAGCCGTGAAGGCCGGTCGTACGACGGTTACAGGTGCACGGATAGAGGCGATGTCCGACTCGACATAAGCAACGACAGCAAACCGAACAACGTTGATCCGAACTACGTGGTCATCCGCGGGGACGGCGACCAGGTACCGAAGTACGACGCGGCCTACGAGGGGCAACTCACTCTGGAACAGATGCTTGGCCCTGGTCAGGTAGAGGAAGTAGACGGTGAAGGAGTTCTCAACCTCGGCCAGGACGAGGAAGTGTTCCTGTTCGAACTTAGCGACGAGAACGCCTTCCCGGGCAACGAAACGCGACCGGTAGTCGGGGACTTCAACGACGCAATCGCGCGGTTCGAAGTGATTAAGAAAAACAGAAATATCAAGACGCCAGCACGGTTCGAAATCATCGATGTAGACGTCCCGGCCCGTGTCAACAGCGGCGACACAGCGACGATGGACGTGACGGTTCGAAACAATGGGGGTACCGAGAGCAGTACCCCGCTCAGGATGTCTTTCGACGGCAACGCCCAAGTCGTGTCCAAAACGACTGACAAGCTCGGCAACAACGAGACTGACACAGTCACGTTTACGCTGGACACCGACTCACGCGCCACGGGTACCTACGATTGGACGGTCAAGGCAACGGAGACGGACAACGCGGAGCAGTTCGGATTCGTCACAGTGGGTAACCCACCAACGCCGTTCTTCCAGGTTAGTGCGGTCAACGGCCCGGGCGTAGCCGACATCGACGACTCGCCGAACGCAACTATCACTATCGCTAACACTGGTGCCGTCGACGACACACAGACAGTCGTCCTGGAGGCGAAAAACGAGGACACCGGCGGGTCGTGGACGCAGGTAGACGCCCAGAGCCTCGCAATCGACGCCGGAAACAGCCAGGACATCACGCTCGACCTTCCCTCCACCAAGGCGAACTATAGCTACCGAGTCGCGACCGACAACGTCACCACATCGGCACTGAGCCTGCTGGTTGGGCAGTCAAACGTCTATGTCCCTGTGGGGGACTCCATCAACATTGGGTCGGAAGACGAGGACGCAGGCTCACTCATCGAACGGAAGGGTGGCATCACGGAGCAGATGATGAACGTCAAGGTAGCGAACAACGGGACTGTCGGGGATACGCGCGACATCCGTCTCAGCATCACCAACGCCAGCGGCGCCGAGGTGTTCAATGATACCGCGGAGAACAAGCAGGTCGGAGGCGGAGACCTGACCGGACAGGGTCCTGTTCCGGCCTACGTCAACTATGACCCGAACCTGGGTACGGGGTTCTACACTTACACTATCACTGTGTATAACGACACTACAAGCGAGAGTGTCGGATACGAGGTCACTGGCGACATGTACCTACGGGAGACTTCGAACAGTGGCGGGTCCGACAGCTCGCCGGTATCTATCGATTCCGGTACGATAACTGTCGGGTGA
- a CDS encoding DUF7289 family protein yields MNRADDRGVSDVVSFTLVFSTIIFMIGVVTVTGIGTLGEIQQGTESNVAEETMRNYAATLADHRTTGSERRSTTIKMQGHSLELVNSTLGWSVDNGSQENITTRALVRTTDTGSKLIYENGALFRVRDDSGVVVRKPPLRCSNDTAHLAVTKIRGDFSISSDTRVTLQSDLKNQRITTRQGEGINISLYTNGTQYTKETQTPDRWNSVLGGRWQEGAGVNEYTCSPIDRLVIHETTVDISIVN; encoded by the coding sequence ATGAACCGGGCCGACGACCGCGGAGTCTCGGATGTGGTCTCCTTTACGCTCGTGTTCAGTACGATCATCTTCATGATCGGCGTCGTGACGGTCACGGGTATCGGGACGCTCGGTGAGATCCAGCAAGGGACCGAGTCAAACGTCGCCGAGGAGACGATGCGCAACTACGCGGCCACGCTGGCCGACCACCGGACCACGGGCTCCGAGCGCCGGTCGACGACGATAAAGATGCAGGGTCACTCGCTCGAACTCGTCAACTCAACGCTCGGGTGGAGCGTCGATAATGGGTCCCAAGAGAACATCACGACAAGAGCCCTCGTACGGACGACCGACACCGGTTCCAAACTGATTTACGAGAACGGCGCGCTGTTTCGCGTCCGTGACGACAGCGGTGTCGTCGTGAGAAAACCGCCGCTGCGCTGTAGCAACGACACGGCCCATCTAGCGGTGACGAAGATACGGGGAGATTTCAGTATCTCGTCGGACACCCGGGTAACGCTTCAGAGCGACCTCAAAAACCAACGTATCACCACGCGACAGGGCGAGGGCATCAATATTTCTCTCTACACAAACGGGACCCAGTACACTAAGGAGACCCAGACGCCAGACCGCTGGAATAGTGTACTTGGAGGGAGGTGGCAGGAAGGAGCAGGAGTGAACGAATACACGTGTTCGCCGATAGACCGTCTTGTCATCCACGAGACGACGGTCGATATTAGCATCGTCAATTGA
- a CDS encoding DUF7266 family protein: MGDTRAVSPAVTQALTIGISTILITGLLLGGSSYVDNKREQTVRQGLQDIGSGVASDFVRLDQFDPPGGSQDVSFTSDYPDRVGGEAYRIALVQSSDLTTIYVNSTASDLGTQVRFENANDICDSRVAGGAIEAVYNTSRDCLEVQTA, encoded by the coding sequence ATGGGTGACACACGCGCCGTCTCACCGGCGGTCACGCAGGCGCTGACAATCGGCATCTCGACGATACTGATAACGGGCCTTTTGCTGGGTGGCTCGTCGTACGTCGACAACAAGCGGGAGCAGACAGTCCGACAGGGGTTACAAGACATCGGTTCGGGGGTCGCCAGCGACTTCGTCCGACTCGACCAGTTCGACCCGCCGGGCGGGTCCCAGGACGTTTCGTTCACGTCGGACTATCCCGACAGGGTCGGCGGGGAAGCGTATCGCATAGCCCTCGTTCAGAGTTCCGACCTGACGACGATATACGTCAACTCGACGGCGAGCGACCTGGGGACACAGGTCCGGTTCGAAAACGCGAACGACATCTGTGACAGCCGCGTCGCCGGCGGGGCGATAGAGGCTGTCTACAACACCAGCCGGGACTGTCTGGAGGTGCAAACGGCATGA
- a CDS encoding DUF7288 family protein, with the protein MVSRGQAYTLEGVLAAILVVTATVYGLGAIDTRAWEDETRAETQQLQQRASDVLSIAGESGALEAAVRCYGPGRDITGDRFPQAPFESILNTTFDSQANQYNLYFSYWNNESDTRETRLASETSGEADRRPPSSAAIASTSVTLTDSMNRTTGPQCNPIGLSIKRDSAFYIEDANPSGPLYNVVEVRLVVW; encoded by the coding sequence ATGGTGAGTCGTGGGCAGGCCTATACGCTGGAGGGCGTCCTCGCCGCCATTCTCGTCGTGACGGCTACGGTGTACGGACTGGGCGCTATCGACACCCGCGCCTGGGAGGACGAGACCCGCGCAGAGACACAGCAACTGCAACAGCGGGCAAGCGACGTTCTCTCCATCGCGGGCGAGTCCGGCGCGCTGGAGGCGGCAGTACGATGTTACGGTCCAGGACGGGACATCACCGGGGACAGGTTCCCCCAAGCACCATTTGAGTCGATACTCAACACGACCTTCGACAGCCAGGCCAACCAGTACAATCTCTATTTCAGCTACTGGAACAACGAGAGTGATACCCGTGAGACGAGACTGGCCTCTGAGACTAGCGGGGAAGCCGACAGACGCCCGCCGTCCTCTGCAGCTATCGCCTCGACCTCGGTGACTCTGACCGACAGCATGAACCGCACTACTGGCCCGCAATGTAATCCGATAGGACTGTCTATCAAAAGGGACTCGGCGTTCTACATTGAGGATGCCAATCCAAGCGGGCCCCTGTACAACGTCGTGGAGGTGCGACTGGTCGTATGGTGA
- a CDS encoding DUF7287 family protein, producing the protein MTGERGQTTQDFAIGVSVLLVTVIGAFVFTQTGALAVYEGTSPGVKQPQADRIASYVVENYSTDEGQNVLRYDEDGGIEELSGNMTRLKLRAGTNVSSDRRTDPIVNVSIVNGTTLEEGARDPATDLIDSGSWGEYRRSSPVTTSRVVRIRNYDCGPVCWVVVRVW; encoded by the coding sequence ATGACGGGGGAACGGGGTCAGACCACACAGGATTTCGCCATCGGTGTCAGCGTCCTCTTAGTGACGGTCATCGGCGCGTTCGTCTTCACGCAGACCGGTGCACTGGCGGTGTACGAGGGAACTTCACCGGGCGTCAAACAGCCCCAGGCCGACCGAATCGCCTCGTACGTCGTCGAGAACTACAGCACGGACGAAGGACAGAACGTGTTGCGCTACGACGAGGACGGGGGGATAGAGGAGCTGTCCGGGAACATGACGAGGCTCAAGCTCCGAGCCGGTACGAACGTCTCCTCGGACAGGCGGACCGACCCCATCGTCAACGTGAGCATCGTCAACGGGACGACCCTGGAGGAGGGAGCACGCGACCCGGCTACGGACCTCATCGACTCCGGTAGCTGGGGCGAGTACCGACGCTCTAGTCCCGTGACGACCTCGCGCGTCGTCCGGATTCGGAACTACGACTGTGGTCCGGTCTGCTGGGTGGTGGTCCGCGTATGGTGA
- a CDS encoding type II secretion system F family protein, which yields MSLDTKGNRQNELASGGALGDAFYPAYQRLFDEEGEFVDSVEDKLAQARMADNVEMFLARALAVGIIAGAALWLVGSLLGFLAVNIFLAGNEAPTFIGVTIQNETLLTLIDTLKLPFIILVTGVVFGAIGFGVGFGSLVSIPYFRASAREREINILLSDAISFMYALSVGGLNQLEILEAMGEAEDTYGEVAQEFKSIVLETEYFDTDYRTAVRNQAIQTPSDELSQFLTDMLSIINSGGDMTSFLEDQKEKHMRTTKQEQEKMLETLELFGEMYMTLSLFPLLLIIILVIMTMMGNAQQMLIYGTVYGLIPLTGIAFLVLVSTVTQDAVGDGYLRPNSDEEDVVVDEGIAVFNLGLVESYTGTYSVFDRIKGREGTHELVQILKKPHLFFRDHPMLVLGLTIPISVLALVVSIVLGEAPLSIGGMERNPVSGTFFWVYVPMYINFIPLAIFYEWNQRSRKAIIGNLSDNLRKLASANDTGMTLLESIKVVSETSAGKLSDEFETIHAKVNYGTSLKDALREFNNKYHIPRMARTVKLIAEAQEASSQIQDVLSTAAQAAENQDEIDRSRKSRTRMQTVIIIMTYLTLLGVMALLKTQFLDVMSGLTQQASGAGGAGGAAGGGQFGGNIDTDALSMLFFHAVTLQALLSSFIAGYIREVKLLAGVKFAVILSTIALVVWMAVG from the coding sequence ATGAGTCTGGACACGAAGGGAAACAGGCAAAATGAGCTCGCCAGCGGGGGCGCGCTCGGCGACGCCTTCTACCCCGCTTACCAGCGGCTCTTCGACGAGGAGGGGGAGTTCGTCGACAGCGTCGAGGACAAGCTCGCTCAGGCCCGAATGGCCGACAACGTCGAGATGTTCCTCGCGCGCGCGCTGGCCGTGGGTATCATCGCCGGGGCGGCCCTCTGGCTGGTCGGCAGCCTGCTCGGCTTTCTCGCGGTGAACATCTTTCTCGCGGGCAACGAGGCCCCGACGTTCATCGGCGTCACGATACAGAACGAGACGCTGCTGACGCTCATCGACACGCTGAAACTCCCGTTCATAATCCTCGTCACCGGCGTGGTGTTTGGCGCCATCGGCTTCGGCGTGGGCTTTGGCTCGCTCGTCTCGATTCCCTATTTCCGTGCCAGTGCGCGCGAGCGCGAAATCAACATCCTCCTCTCGGACGCAATCTCCTTCATGTACGCCCTCTCGGTGGGCGGGTTGAACCAGCTCGAAATCCTCGAAGCGATGGGTGAGGCCGAGGACACCTACGGCGAGGTCGCACAGGAGTTCAAATCCATCGTGCTGGAGACGGAGTATTTCGATACCGACTACCGGACCGCGGTCCGTAACCAGGCGATTCAGACTCCCTCGGACGAGCTGTCGCAGTTTCTCACCGACATGCTCTCTATCATCAACTCCGGCGGGGACATGACCTCCTTCCTCGAAGACCAGAAGGAAAAGCACATGCGGACGACCAAGCAGGAACAGGAGAAGATGCTGGAGACGCTGGAGCTGTTCGGCGAGATGTACATGACGCTCTCGCTGTTTCCGCTCCTGCTCATCATCATTCTGGTCATCATGACGATGATGGGCAACGCCCAGCAGATGCTCATCTACGGGACCGTCTACGGGCTGATTCCGCTGACGGGCATCGCCTTCCTCGTGCTCGTCTCTACTGTCACCCAGGACGCCGTCGGCGACGGCTACCTCCGACCGAACTCCGACGAGGAGGACGTCGTCGTCGACGAGGGCATCGCCGTCTTCAACCTCGGTCTCGTCGAGTCCTACACCGGGACCTACAGCGTCTTCGACCGCATCAAAGGTCGGGAAGGGACCCACGAACTGGTCCAGATACTCAAGAAGCCCCACCTGTTCTTCCGAGACCACCCGATGCTGGTGCTGGGGCTGACGATACCTATCTCCGTGCTCGCACTGGTCGTGAGCATCGTCCTCGGGGAGGCCCCGCTGTCTATCGGCGGCATGGAACGGAACCCGGTCTCGGGGACGTTCTTCTGGGTGTACGTCCCGATGTACATCAACTTCATCCCGCTGGCAATCTTCTACGAGTGGAACCAGCGCTCGCGCAAGGCCATCATCGGGAACCTCTCGGACAACCTCCGGAAGCTCGCCTCCGCGAACGACACCGGGATGACCCTGCTCGAATCCATCAAGGTCGTCTCCGAGACCTCCGCCGGGAAGCTCTCCGACGAGTTCGAGACCATACACGCGAAGGTGAACTACGGGACCAGCCTCAAGGACGCCCTGCGGGAGTTCAACAACAAGTACCACATCCCGCGGATGGCCCGGACGGTGAAGCTCATCGCGGAGGCACAGGAGGCATCGAGCCAGATACAGGACGTGCTCTCGACGGCGGCTCAGGCCGCCGAGAACCAGGACGAGATCGACCGTTCCCGGAAGTCACGAACCCGGATGCAGACGGTCATTATCATCATGACCTACCTCACGCTGCTCGGGGTCATGGCGCTGTTGAAGACCCAGTTCCTCGACGTGATGTCCGGGCTGACCCAGCAGGCGAGCGGCGCCGGCGGTGCGGGCGGGGCCGCCGGCGGCGGCCAGTTCGGGGGGAACATCGACACCGACGCGCTGTCGATGCTGTTCTTCCACGCGGTCACCCTCCAGGCGCTGCTGTCGTCTTTCATCGCCGGATATATACGCGAAGTTAAGCTACTGGCCGGTGTAAAATTCGCCGTCATTCTCTCGACGATTGCCCTCGTCGTCTGGATGGCGGTCGGGTGA
- a CDS encoding type II/IV secretion system ATPase subunit: protein MAIEETNESGSDGVDDGVTSPDRTATVGAYTWEDLRRELHDGGPFDRAEYLGFEPTTITDRLGDAAGVAKGVNQPFAEYIDPETTPVVKGEYTWEHFKQEYYYESGAKDWNNGDQPTDGEGNVVPFDAASHLGFEPERTENRLSRAEDFASELNELVDERTVDVNPELDEDEFFSTRDGHTTVVNRYDLEKAVPLSKKSHFKELERYWVNKPYACTIIFQSRKENEKKYYVVEPHLNPIEEDLQGFLSGKLKTAIKYSEDDVIVKGSNADRAQVIQREAEQLLARYDLYEDSVSAGAGSAGGLLDGLKELFNDAETAAPEASGQLNGLSVRPEPAILEDDPSTLNEYQVEKLLYVLKRDFIGYGLIDPIKHDINVEDISCDGYNSRVFVYHTDYEQIISNVEHGETDLDDFVVKLAQRSGKGISKRQPQIDATLPDGSRAQLTLGREVSDHGTNYTIRQFKDVPFTPIDLINWNTFSLDEMAFIWLCIENNKSLIFAGGTASGKTTSLNAVSLFIPSNSKIVSIEDTREVELPQRNWVASVTRPSFGEDDKGDVDEFDLLEAALRQRPDYIVMGEIRGEEGRTLFQVMSTGHTTYTTFHADSVGEVIKRFTTEPINVSKTLFTALDLVSIQTQTRVDGSKVRRNKSLTEINEYSAENDEINVRDVYEWRAETDEYIQMGNSNTLEDIKFDRGWTQEKLDEELFKRKVVLAYLIEQGINSYTEVAAAIQAFINDPDTILTLIANNQLEKSLEDLREMESVKIDIDPEKEEMVPRPEAPPEMVEETKQVLDNAGPLFSKFKSGDNPDIVSALMDGNALEGDTADEDDDVTEFGQFVPKAGKEADSG from the coding sequence ATGGCAATCGAAGAAACAAACGAGTCAGGGTCGGACGGGGTCGATGACGGGGTCACATCGCCCGACCGAACCGCCACGGTGGGGGCGTACACGTGGGAGGACCTTCGCCGCGAGCTACACGACGGCGGGCCGTTCGACCGGGCCGAATACCTCGGGTTCGAGCCGACGACCATCACTGATAGGCTCGGGGACGCGGCCGGCGTCGCGAAGGGCGTCAACCAACCGTTTGCCGAGTACATCGACCCGGAGACGACCCCTGTGGTCAAGGGGGAGTACACCTGGGAACACTTCAAACAGGAGTACTACTACGAGAGCGGCGCCAAGGACTGGAACAACGGCGACCAGCCCACCGACGGCGAGGGTAACGTCGTCCCGTTCGACGCCGCGTCGCATCTCGGCTTCGAGCCCGAACGGACGGAGAACCGCCTCTCCCGGGCCGAGGATTTCGCCTCGGAGCTGAACGAACTGGTCGACGAACGCACCGTCGACGTGAACCCGGAGCTCGACGAGGACGAGTTCTTCTCCACCCGCGATGGCCACACCACGGTCGTCAACCGATACGACCTGGAGAAGGCGGTGCCGCTCTCGAAGAAATCACACTTCAAGGAGCTGGAACGGTACTGGGTCAACAAGCCCTACGCCTGCACCATCATCTTCCAGTCGCGGAAGGAAAACGAGAAGAAGTACTACGTCGTCGAACCCCACCTCAACCCCATCGAAGAGGACCTCCAGGGCTTTCTCTCCGGGAAGCTCAAAACCGCCATCAAGTACTCTGAGGACGATGTCATCGTCAAGGGGTCGAACGCCGACCGGGCGCAGGTCATCCAGCGCGAGGCCGAACAGCTCCTCGCGCGCTATGACCTCTACGAGGACTCCGTCAGTGCGGGCGCGGGCAGCGCCGGCGGGCTCCTCGACGGGCTCAAGGAGCTGTTCAACGACGCCGAGACGGCCGCCCCCGAGGCGTCGGGCCAGCTCAACGGGCTCTCGGTCCGGCCCGAGCCCGCCATCCTCGAAGACGACCCCTCGACGCTCAACGAGTACCAGGTCGAGAAGCTCCTGTACGTGCTCAAACGGGACTTCATCGGCTACGGGCTCATCGACCCCATCAAACACGACATCAACGTCGAGGACATCTCCTGTGACGGCTACAACAGTCGGGTGTTCGTCTACCACACCGACTACGAACAGATTATCTCCAACGTCGAACACGGCGAGACGGACCTCGACGACTTCGTGGTCAAGCTCGCCCAGCGCTCCGGGAAGGGCATCTCCAAGCGCCAGCCACAGATCGACGCCACGCTGCCCGACGGGTCGCGTGCCCAGCTGACGCTCGGTCGGGAGGTCTCGGACCACGGGACCAACTACACCATCCGCCAGTTCAAGGACGTTCCGTTCACTCCTATCGACCTCATCAACTGGAACACCTTCAGCTTGGACGAGATGGCGTTCATCTGGCTCTGTATCGAGAACAACAAGAGCCTCATCTTCGCCGGCGGGACGGCTTCCGGGAAGACCACGAGCCTGAACGCGGTCTCGCTGTTCATCCCTTCGAACTCCAAAATCGTCTCCATCGAGGACACCCGCGAGGTCGAACTCCCCCAGCGCAACTGGGTCGCGAGCGTCACTCGCCCCTCTTTCGGCGAGGACGACAAGGGCGACGTCGACGAGTTCGACCTGCTGGAGGCCGCGCTCCGACAGCGGCCCGACTACATCGTCATGGGTGAGATCCGCGGCGAGGAGGGTCGGACGCTGTTCCAGGTCATGTCGACCGGCCACACCACCTACACTACCTTCCACGCCGACTCGGTCGGCGAGGTCATCAAGCGGTTCACGACCGAGCCCATCAACGTCTCGAAGACGCTCTTTACCGCGCTGGACCTCGTCTCCATCCAGACCCAGACCCGGGTCGACGGGAGCAAGGTCCGCCGGAACAAGTCCCTGACCGAGATAAACGAGTACTCCGCCGAGAACGACGAGATAAACGTCCGGGACGTCTACGAGTGGCGCGCCGAGACCGACGAGTACATCCAGATGGGCAACTCCAACACCCTCGAAGACATCAAGTTCGACCGCGGGTGGACCCAGGAGAAACTCGACGAGGAGCTGTTCAAGCGGAAAGTGGTCCTGGCGTATCTCATCGAGCAGGGCATCAACTCCTACACCGAGGTCGCCGCGGCCATCCAGGCCTTCATCAACGACCCGGACACCATCCTGACGCTCATCGCCAACAACCAACTGGAGAAGTCCCTGGAGGACCTCCGGGAGATGGAGTCGGTCAAAATCGACATCGACCCCGAAAAGGAGGAGATGGTCCCGCGGCCGGAGGCGCCGCCAGAGATGGTCGAGGAGACAAAGCAGGTGCTCGACAACGCCGGCCCCCTGTTCTCGAAGTTCAAGAGCGGCGACAACCCGGACATCGTCTCCGCCCTGATGGACGGCAACGCGCTCGAAGGGGACACCGCCGACGAGGACGATGACGTGACCGAGTTCGGCCAGTTCGTCCCGAAGGCCGGCAAGGAGGCAGATAGCGGATGA